The DNA sequence tgattaaaataatccttactcaatatattttatattaataattaaataatcaatataaataattaaacttgtaatagaaaataaaaatataagagtttccactagcactaggccacacaagcaacaacactaacacaagatgctatataaactcaatatcttttttttacaatatcaatgtgggacaaaatccccataactcATTTCAAACAAGCAATTTTGTcgcaatatattcatggattccactaaaaaaatgtcttagatccaaatatgaaagttgaagtcatcatgtcaaggaacaacctccaagtatTAGCTTTCGGAAATCATATGAagaatatatataaaatatgactcaaactttccattttctgACCGTCGTTACGTTACGTGCAGGTAATATTCATCTAGTCAAATTAACGTAACTTGCAAACTTACTACTGAGTTACAAAAGGGACAATGTAGTTCTGAATGCGTTTGGGTAGTGAAAACTATTAAGGAATAAAACTGAACTCAAATTTAAAGTGACTCGTTGGAGGGATTAGGCCTTAAGTTTTAGCAAGTAGCAAGGGCGTACTTGTCGGATCTTAGGCATTTTTCACAATCACAACTTTTCCGAAATGTATGGTGAGAACATTGTATCATAAGTTTCCCCGAGTTAAATCTAAGCTTCATCATTTAGCTTTGCTTCATTTGCAGGTAAAGTGCGGATTATGAAAAAAAAAACAAAGCTGAACAAATAGGCAGAAAAATTTGGAGGAAATGTTCAATTATCTACAAGATGTCCCTTGATTAATATCACTCTTCTTTGTGAATCCAAAATGCTAGGCAGCTTTTTGTGATTGTAGTCACATTTTTTTAATAGGATAAGTTTTTCTTTTTGACAATTTTAATAAGATTAGTTAGTTTTAAACTGAAATGCATGAGTAATTAGTTGCCAAGTATAATGTCCTGGTCAAAGTCAATGCTCCTAAATTTTCAGGAGTTCGCGTACCGTAAGGTATGGCGTGTCGATATTACTTCCTCTCATTTCTGATTTAGTTGTTTTTTTTTTGAGTAAATTTCTGATTTagttgttatattttattttgacCCGTTAAATTGACCGAAATTTAACCGGAATTTATTATATTTTACAATTGAATAATAAAAAAACATATCACCGGAAAAGTAAATTTGAtctatatataatttttaatttttaaaataatataacagtaatattttatttttattcaaaaattaatcAATCTAACTTTTATAAAAGgaaatatgacaactaaaaatAAACGGACGGAATAGTTACTACTCAAAATTGTccttttcaaattattttatccGCTGAATTTCTATTTATCACATGaacaaaaataataatttattatctCTCTTTTGCTAATTAGTTATAAACGACACACAAGAGTCAAAGTGTTTGCATTCTGTGTGGGACAAGTGTTCAACTACTCCACCGACCATTAACAAAAGTTATTTTCTTATAATAATTCAAAAAATTGAAAAGATACATTTGTATatgaattataaaatatttttaattatatttcgAATTGTCAGTAAATTTGATTAATGGGAAAGgacattttttttttaaattgaaGGGAGTAAATTTGTTGGCACCTTGGGCTAAGTGATTGTGCAACTGCAACCCGTAATGATATTTTTCAGGCAATTAATATAAAATTACTCTTCAACCTAAAGACGTTCAGGAAAATATTATGACCTTTTTTTAGCCTCTCCGTGTACGAACTTGTAAAAATTTTATGAATTGCAATGCCGACCTCAAAAAAGGTGATTGTGGCGAAATTTTTTTTATTAAGGTGAAAATAATTTAAAGAAAACAACAAGAATAAGAAGTGGTGTGTGAGGTTTGATTTTAAATTAAGCGCTGACAAAAAGATCATAGTCATACTCACACGGACAGGTGCTGCTGCCTAGATTGTTACGTTTTGTAATAAAGTAATGTAGCACACAAACATATTTTAACACTGTCTTTGATTTGACTTTACTTCCAAGCAACATTACTTATTTTAAGTATACTTTGATTATGTTGACAAAACTCATTCAACCTCTAGTTAGTCATAATTAATGTCTGGGCTAACCAAATCtaacttgtttatttattttataatatgtTCATGTTCAAACAGTTAAAAGAGATAAAAAAAGATACTCATACATATATTATATTCTAGAGGAGGGTTGCTGTCAGCTTGGATTTTGAGGCCCCAGTAAACGTGTTATAGCCTTATAGGGTTGAGCTGACGAAGTTGCTTGTGCAATAATCAGGATTTGAATGAATCAACCCTTTGATACAATCTATGCTTAAGATATTATTAAGGTAAACATTTCTTGGTCCTTGTTTGATTTATTTGTGATGGTGATGTGTTCTTTTGTTGCATGTTGCATTTTGGATTTGACCAGCTTTGTATATTTTTGTATGTCTGTGAGTTTGTAAGTGATTTGATGGAGTGAGGTAGACTTTTGGTAAGTTTTACTATCTGGGGTTCTCTTGAAAAGCTAAGAATATTGGTTCTTGATTTGGGGTTTTtgaggaaaaactggaaaatgGGTTGAAGTGTTTTTTAGGTGAATTGTGATATAGTGTTGAGTTTTGATTGAAGATGACAAGGGTTTTGTTGTTGATGAATTCGATGATCAAGAGATATAGAATTTTACAGACCTTTATGTGATTTTAGATGAATTTAGGGTGAATTATTGTTTCATTTCTATGCAAGACTAGAGAGTAGTTTGCTGATTAAAAGGGAAAACCAAGGGGATTCTTGGAAGTTTGTGAAATTTGGTGATATTAGTAGAGGAGAATTGGGTAAAAGTTGTGTGTAAAAGGGCAGTGATCATATGTTATGGCAACATCACCATCTCCTAATTCTTCGCCTTCTGCTGACCCTCCTATAGCGATCACTGCTCCACCGCCTCAGCCATTGTCTCCGGGTTCTTTTCAGCCTAATGCAACTTCTACTACCCCTCCACCTCAAGCCCCTCCTCCGGTCTCACAAGCGGCTTCACCAGCTTTATCACCTCCTCCGGCTGATTCCCCACCACCGTCTTCCAATTCTCCACCACCGACACGGATTTCAGCAAGCCCGCCTACACCTACACTTTCGCCACCAACCAATGCTCCTCCGAGTACACCACCTCCAAGCCTATCTACTCCTCCGCCTACTCCCTCGGAAAGTCCACCTACTAGTCCACCTCTGCCACCAGCTAGTCCTCCTCCGCCAGCAGCAAGTCCACCTCTGCCATCAACAAGTCCACCTCTGCCACCAGCTAGTCCTCCTCCGCCAGCAGCAAGTCCACCTCTGCCATCAACAAGTCCTCCTCCACCACAAGCAAGTCCACCGAAACCCATAGCAAGTCCTCCTGAACCAGAGGCAAGTTCACCTTCACCCCCAGGAAGTCCTCCTGTAAGGCCTGCAAGTCCACCTACAACTTCAGCAAGCCCTCCTAAACCGGCAACAAGTCCACCTTTATCCCCTACAAAGCCTGCAAGTCCTCCTTCACTGCCGGAAAGTCCACCTACACCAAAGAGTCAAGCAGCTCCACCATCTTTAAATTCTCCTCCCAACTTCAGTCCACCACCCCCACAAAAACAACTCTCCCCTCCACCTCCGTCTGTTGTTCCATCTAAACCTTCTCCTCCTTCTCCTGTACAAATACCACCATCAGGTAACCCTTCTACCAACAACTCTAATACACCCTCGGCCTCAACCTCAAAATCAGATGATGGTGGTGGCATTGGTATTGGAGGAACAATAGCCCTTGTTTTAGTATTAGGTCTCTTACTGCTTAGTTTATTCGGAACAGTTATCTGGTGTGTTAGAAAGCGAAAGAAGAAATTTGCTGGAACGAATGGTGGTCATATAATACCAACCTCACAAAGTTCTTCCCCAAAATCAGGTAGTGCTTCAAAGTAACATTTCTTTTCTTTGGCCCTGCacctttttattacaaaatatatGATTGGGCATGATGGCCATCTAGAGAATTTAATAACCTGGAACTACAAAAAAATTAACATTATCAGCATAATTACAGTTGTTGTATATCTAATGTGTGGCTTTTACAAACTTATGAAATTTAATCCTAGATATCAAGCGTACTAGAGGTCGTAAAGTGTATATAACTCTGTTTCTGACAATAGATTCAGGCTTACTAAAACTACAAGCATCAGTATTCCATGGTGTGAGTAATAGCAGTGGATCTGTATATTCACCAAGAAACCCTGGTGGATTGTCTAATTCAAGAACATGGTATAGCTATGAAGAACTTTTGGATGCTACAAATGGGTTCTCAGAGCAAAATTTACTAGGTGAAGGTGGATTTGGTCGTGTGTACAAAGGCTGCCTACCAGATGGAAGAGAGATAGCAGTGAAGCAACTAACGATTGGAGGTGGGCAGGGAGAAAAAGAATTTAAGGCCGAAGTTGAGATAATTAGCCGTGTACACCACCGCCATTTGGTTTCTTTGGTCGGTTACTGCATTTCTGTAAATGAAAGGATGCTTGTCTACGATTATGTTCCAAACAACAACTTGTACTTCCATCTGCATGGTAAAATGATAGTTACCAAAGTTAAAAAAAAGATGTTGCATAGTTTTATTGGCTCCTGTATGTAACATGATCATACTTCTTGTATTTTATAGGGAAAGGTAGGCCAGTGATGGAATGGGAAAGACGTGTAAAGGTTGCTATTGG is a window from the Apium graveolens cultivar Ventura chromosome 1, ASM990537v1, whole genome shotgun sequence genome containing:
- the LOC141673793 gene encoding proline-rich receptor-like protein kinase PERK9; protein product: MATSPSPNSSPSADPPIAITAPPPQPLSPGSFQPNATSTTPPPQAPPPVSQAASPALSPPPADSPPPSSNSPPPTRISASPPTPTLSPPTNAPPSTPPPSLSTPPPTPSESPPTSPPLPPASPPPPAASPPLPSTSPPLPPASPPPPAASPPLPSTSPPPPQASPPKPIASPPEPEASSPSPPGSPPVRPASPPTTSASPPKPATSPPLSPTKPASPPSLPESPPTPKSQAAPPSLNSPPNFSPPPPQKQLSPPPPSVVPSKPSPPSPVQIPPSGNPSTNNSNTPSASTSKSDDGGGIGIGGTIALVLVLGLLLLSLFGTVIWCVRKRKKKFAGTNGGHIIPTSQSSSPKSDSGLLKLQASVFHGVSNSSGSVYSPRNPGGLSNSRTWYSYEELLDATNGFSEQNLLGEGGFGRVYKGCLPDGREIAVKQLTIGGGQGEKEFKAEVEIISRVHHRHLVSLVGYCISVNERMLVYDYVPNNNLYFHLHGKGRPVMEWERRVKVAIGAARGIAYLHEDCHPRIIHRDIKSSNILLDNNFESQVSDFGLAKLALDANTHITTRVMGTFGYMAPEYAASGKLTEKSDVYSFGVVLLELITGRKPVDTSQPLGDESLVEWARPLLGHALETEDFTALSDPRLENNYADIEMFRLVEAAAACVRHSAAKRPQMGQVVRAFDSMVTADLSNGMRVGESEIFNSAQQSAEIRLFRRMAFGSQNYSTDYFSQSSDIS